A genomic region of Papaver somniferum cultivar HN1 chromosome 7, ASM357369v1, whole genome shotgun sequence contains the following coding sequences:
- the LOC113294980 gene encoding uncharacterized protein LOC113294980, with the protein MAMFPGAGDDEVHEHIPGEVAIVEADKPWTMFFDGSSYGSVGGAGVVFEDPRGELLSYSFKLNFPCSNNVAEYEALILGLQMAKELNLGGAEVKGDSRLVTNQVNVEFHVKEPHLAPYREKAQRLMNQTGSTLDHTGRGGNKHADALETLASKVQLNDNEEGTVNIQRKRLPSTWKEDLSFEEADDWRRVYIEDLTRMDKERVIPTQALKQFVMVQGALYYREAGGSLARCVSRKEAHYVGAGVT; encoded by the coding sequence ATGGCTATGTTCCCAGGAGCAGGAGACGACGAAGTACACGAACACATACCTGGAGAAGTTGCGATCGTCGAGGCTGACAAACCTTGGACAATGTTCTTTGACGGATCCTCTTATGGGTCCGTTGGAGGAGCGGGGGTTGTCTTTGAAGACCCAAGAGGAGAACTGCTTTCATACTCGTTTAAACTAAACTTCCCCTGCAGTAATAACGTGGCGGAGTATGAAGCCCTGATCCTGGGTCTCCAAATGGCGAAGGAACTTAACCTTGGAGGCGCTGAAGTCAAAGGCGATTCTCGGCTCGTTACGAATCAAGTAAATGTCGAGTTCCACGTTAAAGAGCCTCATCTGGCTCCTTATCGGGAAAAAGCTCAAAGATTGATGAATCAAACGGGCTCAACTCTGGATCACACTGGTAGAGGTGGGAATAAACACGCGGATGCCCTGGAAACGCTGGCAAGTAAGGTGCAATTAAATGACAATGAAGAAGGCACTGTTAATATACAAAGGAAACGATTACCTAGCACTTGGAAAGAAGACTTGTCCTTCGAAGAGGCAGACGATTGGAGAAGAGTATACATCGAAGACTTGACGCGGATGGACAAAGAGCGAGTGATCCCTACTCAGGCTCTAAAACAATTCGTAATGGTCCAAGGCGCACTGTATTACAGGGAAGCCGGGGGATCCCTTGCCAGATGCGTAAGCAGAAAAGAAGCGCACTATGTTGGGGCGGGCGTTACTTAA